Proteins co-encoded in one Papaver somniferum cultivar HN1 chromosome 5, ASM357369v1, whole genome shotgun sequence genomic window:
- the LOC113281115 gene encoding uncharacterized protein LOC113281115: MTIHGASYKFFPTGGYNYIYNNTFIKGVKYMGEEIQSFKATGCLADGWKSNSKFEFNKVIGTSDSWRNSMSDHSEEQIRKVLTGFNQCGTAYPRSACDAGMYCK, encoded by the exons ATGACTATTCATGGAGCATCTTATAAATTTTTTCCAACTGGAG GATATAATTATATTTACAATAACACTTTCATCAAGGGAGTAAAATATATGGGTGAAGAGATTCAAAGCTTCAAAGCGACAGGTTGCCTTGCTGATGGTTGGAAAAGTAATAGTAAg TTTGAATTCAACAAAGTGATTGGGACATCAGATTCGTGGAGGAATTCCATGAGTGACCACAGCGAAGAACAAATCAG GAAAGTGCTCACTGGGTTCAACCAATGCGGCACAGCCTACCCACGATCGGCATGCGACGCAGGAATGTATTGCAAGTAA